In a genomic window of Mycolicibacter heraklionensis:
- a CDS encoding PE family protein: MVRPPRRVLVVLVVMVAPGGNGFNGFNGAVPGGDGTNAGDGGAGGHGGVGGHGSVDGAHGIGGLGGNGGNGGNGADGGDGANGDGQHAGGYAGQDGGHGGNAGKGGAGGDSGGGTTSASGSDGVAGVGGNGGRGGTGLDGVNGTAQNPDGTAGGAGGAGGNGGQGGLEADGTTAATTGNGGAGGLGGRGGNGLNGANGDEPGSAGTRGGNGGAGGAGGVGGTGTVEGAHGAGGVGGNAGNGGNGAAGANGADGTAQHTAGYAGQDGGAGGNAGVGGAGGDSGGGATAADGSDGIAGKGGAGGLGGTGLDGVNGDAQNPDGTAGGAGGAGGNGGAGGLEADGSTQATDGAGGAGGAGGRGGSGFNGANGATPGADGTRGGNGGAGGAGGVGGTGSSTGAHGTGGVGVTLNNGGAGADGADGANGTAQHTGGYAYQDGGKGGNAGIGGAGGDSGGGTTAANGSDGTAGKGGNGGVGGTGLDGANGTLQNPDGTAGGAGGVGGNGGAGGVNTDGSHATTGNGGAGGQGGRGGNGINGSNGDAPGADGTRGGNGGTGGAGGVGGSGTQAGAHGAGGVGGNAGNGGAGADGANGANGDATHQAGYAGQDGGAGGNAGKGGAGGDSGGGTTAAGGTSGIAGQGGNGGIGGTGLDGTNGTAASINGTAGAAGGAGGNGGKGGVQADGTSQATDGNGGAGGAGAGSNGGDGTAGSLNGGAGDRGEDGTDGSRGGNGGAGGAGGVAGTGAHNGVAGVGGVGGNAGSGGNGGDGGAGGSGGSGFAQSGAGLAGGDGGAGGAGGDGGAGGLAGVAGAGGVGGDGTRAADGAAGSDGVQGLGGVGGNAAMVPMALMGRRVVMA, translated from the coding sequence ATGGTTCGTCCGCCGCGCAGGGTGTTGGTGGTGCTGGTGGTGATGGTGGCGCCGGGCGGTAACGGCTTCAACGGGTTCAACGGGGCGGTGCCGGGTGGGGATGGCACCAACGCCGGTGATGGTGGTGCTGGTGGTCACGGCGGTGTGGGTGGGCACGGTTCGGTTGACGGCGCCCACGGCATCGGTGGTTTGGGCGGTAACGGCGGCAATGGTGGTAACGGCGCTGATGGTGGTGACGGCGCGAACGGCGATGGCCAGCATGCGGGCGGGTATGCCGGCCAGGACGGCGGCCATGGGGGCAATGCGGGTAAGGGGGGTGCCGGCGGTGACAGTGGTGGCGGCACCACCTCGGCCAGCGGTAGCGATGGTGTGGCCGGGGTCGGCGGTAACGGTGGCCGCGGCGGCACCGGATTGGATGGGGTCAACGGCACCGCGCAGAATCCTGATGGCACCGCCGGTGGGGCGGGTGGGGCCGGGGGTAACGGCGGTCAGGGTGGTCTGGAGGCCGACGGCACCACGGCGGCCACGACCGGCAATGGTGGTGCCGGTGGCTTGGGTGGCCGTGGTGGTAACGGCCTTAACGGTGCTAATGGGGATGAGCCGGGCTCGGCGGGCACCCGCGGTGGCAATGGTGGCGCCGGCGGCGCCGGCGGTGTCGGGGGGACCGGCACGGTCGAGGGTGCGCACGGTGCCGGTGGGGTCGGTGGTAACGCCGGCAATGGTGGCAACGGTGCCGCCGGCGCTAATGGCGCCGACGGCACTGCCCAGCACACCGCCGGTTATGCCGGTCAAGACGGCGGCGCCGGCGGTAACGCCGGTGTCGGGGGTGCTGGTGGGGACAGTGGTGGCGGTGCCACCGCCGCGGACGGTAGTGACGGGATCGCCGGGAAGGGCGGTGCCGGTGGCCTGGGTGGTACCGGTCTGGATGGGGTCAACGGTGACGCGCAGAACCCGGATGGGACTGCCGGTGGGGCGGGTGGCGCCGGGGGTAACGGTGGCGCTGGTGGCCTGGAGGCCGATGGCAGCACGCAGGCCACGGACGGTGCTGGTGGTGCTGGTGGTGCGGGTGGCCGTGGGGGTAGTGGCTTCAACGGTGCTAATGGGGCGACCCCGGGGGCTGATGGCACCCGGGGGGGCAATGGTGGCGCCGGGGGCGCCGGTGGGGTTGGGGGCACCGGTAGCTCTACTGGTGCGCATGGGACTGGGGGTGTGGGGGTAACGCTTAACAATGGTGGTGCCGGCGCTGATGGCGCGGACGGCGCGAACGGCACGGCCCAGCACACCGGCGGGTATGCTTACCAGGACGGCGGCAAGGGCGGCAACGCCGGCATCGGGGGTGCTGGGGGTGACAGTGGTGGCGGCACCACCGCCGCGAACGGTAGTGACGGCACCGCCGGCAAGGGCGGTAACGGTGGTGTGGGTGGCACCGGCCTGGACGGCGCCAACGGCACCCTCCAGAATCCCGACGGCACCGCCGGCGGTGCCGGTGGTGTCGGCGGTAATGGTGGCGCTGGGGGTGTGAACACCGACGGCTCGCACGCCACCACCGGCAATGGTGGTGCCGGTGGCCAGGGCGGCCGCGGTGGTAACGGCATCAACGGCAGCAATGGTGATGCGCCCGGCGCCGACGGCACCCGTGGTGGCAATGGTGGCACTGGTGGGGCCGGCGGGGTCGGGGGTAGCGGCACCCAGGCCGGTGCGCACGGCGCCGGGGGGGTCGGGGGTAACGCCGGCAACGGTGGTGCCGGCGCGGACGGCGCCAACGGCGCCAACGGTGATGCGACCCACCAGGCCGGTTACGCCGGTCAAGACGGTGGTGCTGGGGGCAACGCCGGTAAGGGCGGCGCCGGGGGTGACAGTGGGGGCGGCACCACCGCCGCCGGCGGCACCTCCGGCATCGCCGGACAAGGCGGCAACGGTGGTATCGGTGGCACCGGCCTCGACGGCACCAACGGCACCGCCGCCAGCATCAACGGCACCGCAGGCGCAGCCGGCGGCGCCGGCGGCAACGGCGGCAAAGGCGGCGTGCAGGCTGACGGCACCTCCCAGGCGACCGACGGCAATGGTGGCGCCGGTGGTGCTGGTGCTGGTTCCAATGGTGGTGACGGGACTGCGGGTTCGCTCAACGGTGGTGCGGGTGACCGGGGCGAGGACGGCACGGATGGCTCGCGTGGTGGCAATGGTGGTGCCGGTGGTGCTGGGGGTGTGGCGGGTACCGGTGCTCACAATGGTGTTGCTGGTGTTGGTGGCGTGGGTGGTAACGCGGGCAGTGGTGGCAACGGTGGCGATGGTGGTGCCGGTGGCAGCGGTGGTAGTGGTTTTGCGCAGTCCGGTGCGGGCTTGGCTGGTGGCGATGGTGGCGCTGGTGGTGCCGGTGGCGATGGTGGTGCCGGTGGTTTGGCGGGCGTTGCGGGTGCTGGTGGTGTCGGTGGTGATGGCACGCGGGCTGCTGATGGGGCTGCGGGCAGCGATGGTGTGCAGGGCCTCGGTGGTGTGGGTGGTAACGCGGCAATGGTGCCGATGGCACTGATGGGGCGGCGGGTCGTGATGGCCTGA
- a CDS encoding PE family protein, translating to MDGTAGGNGGAGGNGGQGGLSADGVTRVADGDGGNGGVGGAGGHGANGGAGSQGGAGSNGGDGTAGSLNGGAGDRGEDGTDGSRGGNGGAGGAGGVAGTGAHNGVAGVGGVGGNAGSGGNGGDGGAGGSGGSGFEQSGAGLAGGDGGAGGAGGDGGAGGLAGVAGAGGVGGDGTRAADGAAGSDGVQGLGGVGGNAGNGADGTDGAAGRDGLSNGNPSVDGEAGQAGGAGGNAGAGGAGGSGRGGQAASGVDGTAGVGGNGGAGGRGADGVDGVAGAVDGTAGGNGGAGGNGGQGGLSADGVTRVADGDGGNGGVGGAGGHGANGGAGSQGGAGSNGGDGTAGSLNGGAGDRGEDGTDGSRGGNGGAGGAGGVAGTGAHNGVAGVGGVGGNAGSGGNGGDGGAGGSGGSGFEQSGAGLAGGDGGAGGAGGDGGAGGLAGVAGAGGVGGDGTRAADGAAGSDGVQGLGGVGGNAGNGADGTDGAAGRDGLSNGNPSVDGEAGQAGGAGGNAGAGGAGGSGRGGQAASGVDGTAGVGGNGGAGGRGADGVDGVAGAVDGTAGGNGGAGGNGGQGGLSADGSAHAASGAGADGGAGGQGGNGVDGAAGSFVTGDGNGGAGGSGGSGGNGGAAGTGSTNGVVGAAGSGGNAGNGGVGAAGDAGSAGVAGVNNGAGGAGHDGGNGGNAGIGGKAGTGTGAATDGTNGSAGVGGAGGKGGDGAAGVNGVNAGDSGTSGGNGGKGGNGGQGGLSADGSTHAASGAGADGGAGGKGGNGVDGAAGSFVTGDGNGGAGGSGGSGGNGGAAGTGSTNGVVGAAGSGGNAGNGGVGAAGDAGTTGVAGVNNGAGGAGHDGGNGGNAGIGGKAGTGTGAATDGTNGSAGVGGAGGKGGDGAAGVNGVNAGDSGTSGGNGGKGGNGGLGGLQADGSTHAASGAGADGGAGGKGGNGVDGAAGSFVTGDGNGGAGGSGGSGGNGGAAGTGSTTGVVGAAGSGGNAGNGGVGAAGDAGSAGVAGVNNGAGGAGHDGGNGGNAGIGGKAGTGTGAATDGTNGTAGVGGAGGKGGDGAAGVNGVNAGDSGTSGGNGGQGGNGGLGGLTADGVTRAATGAGADGGAGGQGGNGVDGAAGSFVTGDGNGGAGGNGGSGGNGGAAGTGSTNGVVGAAGSGGNAGNGGVGAAGDAGTAGVAGVNNGAGGAGHDGGNGGNAGIGGKAGTGTGAATDGTNGSAGVGGAGGKGGDGAAGTDASSSANPNGGTGGNGGKGGSGGVGGLQADGATRAADGQGADGGAGGRGGNGFTQAAGSSANGGNGGQGGVGGAGGDRGAVAASGGAGGQGGNAGNGGSGTDGSTGTNATTAGATGGKGGDGTNGGNGGNGGKGGAGGASGTASNGTANHHGVGGVGGNAGSGGNAGNGGAGGNGLGGGTGAAAGSGGVGGTGGNRGAAGTAGAGGDSGGGQSAASGQAGVAGTAGGNGGKGGAGGDGTTLASGVGQNGGAGGKGGSAGSIGDGGDGGDGGKGGTGANGTSPGGTPGGTNATAGKAGGNGGAGGVGGNATFGDAGDGGNGGVGGTGGNGGQAGFEDHQLPGADATQNSGALHAAAAGNGANGGNGGAGGAGGTTAGGGSNGTLGNGGDGGKGGNGGDAFNPLLGSTGNGGAKFIDPNGNGQGAAGTGGNGGTGGTGYHAGAGGAGGNGGNGNTGAGADGGKGGNGGVGGAATAIASGGDGVGGKGGNGGDGGAAGTIVWGDPSKSTSTNNGNISGPTGRGTGAVGAAGARATVGGAGGVGGAGGSGGATGIGGDGGTGGNGGGANQPTISSSAYPTPNGGAGTTEGKATAGAGGAGGAGGNGGGGGGQGGSGGSGGNSTATTNAGGKGGAGGAGGGKSSTGSGGGASGTSGSSASGNTGGKGGTGGG from the coding sequence GTGGATGGCACCGCGGGTGGCAATGGTGGTGCCGGTGGCAATGGTGGCCAGGGTGGTCTGAGCGCCGACGGGGTGACCCGGGTTGCTGATGGTGATGGCGGCAATGGTGGTGTCGGTGGTGCGGGTGGTCACGGCGCCAACGGTGGTGCCGGTTCCCAGGGTGGGGCTGGTTCCAATGGTGGTGACGGGACTGCGGGTTCGCTCAACGGTGGTGCGGGTGACCGGGGCGAGGACGGCACGGATGGCTCGCGTGGTGGCAATGGTGGTGCCGGTGGTGCTGGGGGTGTGGCGGGTACCGGTGCTCACAATGGTGTTGCTGGTGTTGGTGGCGTGGGTGGTAACGCGGGCAGTGGTGGCAACGGTGGCGATGGTGGTGCCGGTGGCAGCGGTGGTAGTGGTTTTGAGCAGTCCGGTGCGGGCTTGGCTGGTGGCGATGGTGGCGCTGGTGGTGCCGGTGGCGATGGTGGTGCCGGTGGTTTGGCGGGCGTTGCGGGTGCTGGTGGTGTCGGTGGTGATGGCACGCGGGCTGCTGATGGGGCTGCGGGCAGCGATGGTGTGCAGGGCCTCGGTGGTGTGGGTGGTAACGCCGGCAATGGTGCCGATGGCACTGATGGGGCGGCGGGTCGTGATGGCCTGAGCAACGGCAACCCGTCGGTTGATGGGGAGGCCGGTCAGGCCGGTGGTGCTGGGGGTAACGCCGGTGCCGGTGGTGCTGGGGGCTCCGGGCGTGGGGGCCAGGCCGCTTCGGGTGTCGATGGCACTGCGGGTGTGGGTGGCAATGGTGGTGCCGGTGGTCGGGGTGCTGATGGTGTCGATGGCGTTGCCGGTGCGGTGGATGGCACCGCGGGTGGCAATGGTGGTGCCGGTGGCAATGGTGGCCAGGGTGGTCTGAGCGCCGACGGGGTGACCCGGGTTGCTGATGGTGATGGCGGCAATGGTGGTGTCGGTGGTGCGGGTGGTCACGGCGCCAACGGTGGTGCCGGTTCCCAGGGTGGGGCTGGTTCCAATGGTGGTGACGGGACTGCGGGTTCGCTCAACGGTGGTGCGGGTGACCGGGGCGAGGACGGCACGGATGGCTCGCGTGGTGGCAATGGTGGTGCCGGTGGTGCTGGGGGTGTGGCGGGTACCGGTGCTCACAATGGTGTTGCTGGTGTTGGTGGCGTGGGTGGTAACGCGGGCAGTGGTGGCAACGGTGGCGATGGTGGTGCCGGTGGCAGCGGTGGTAGTGGTTTTGAGCAGTCCGGTGCGGGCTTGGCTGGTGGCGATGGTGGCGCTGGTGGTGCCGGTGGCGATGGTGGTGCCGGTGGTTTGGCGGGCGTTGCGGGTGCTGGTGGTGTCGGTGGTGATGGCACGCGGGCTGCTGATGGGGCTGCGGGCAGCGATGGTGTGCAGGGCCTCGGTGGTGTGGGTGGTAACGCCGGCAATGGTGCCGATGGCACTGATGGGGCGGCGGGTCGTGATGGCCTGAGCAACGGCAACCCGTCGGTTGATGGGGAGGCCGGTCAGGCCGGTGGTGCTGGGGGTAACGCCGGTGCCGGTGGTGCTGGGGGCTCCGGGCGTGGGGGCCAGGCCGCTTCGGGTGTCGATGGCACTGCGGGTGTGGGTGGCAATGGTGGTGCCGGTGGTCGGGGTGCTGATGGTGTCGATGGCGTTGCCGGTGCGGTGGATGGCACCGCGGGTGGCAATGGTGGTGCCGGTGGCAATGGTGGCCAGGGTGGTCTGAGCGCCGACGGTTCCGCGCATGCTGCGTCGGGGGCGGGTGCTGACGGTGGTGCTGGTGGTCAGGGCGGCAACGGTGTTGATGGTGCGGCCGGCTCGTTTGTGACCGGTGATGGCAATGGTGGCGCCGGTGGTAGCGGTGGCTCCGGTGGTAACGGTGGCGCTGCCGGTACGGGGTCGACCAATGGTGTTGTGGGTGCTGCGGGCTCGGGGGGCAATGCCGGTAACGGTGGTGTTGGTGCTGCCGGTGATGCGGGCAGTGCCGGTGTCGCGGGTGTGAACAACGGTGCCGGTGGCGCCGGGCATGACGGTGGTAACGGCGGCAACGCCGGTATCGGCGGTAAGGCCGGCACCGGTACCGGCGCGGCCACTGACGGCACCAACGGTTCGGCGGGTGTCGGTGGTGCCGGCGGTAAGGGCGGTGACGGTGCCGCGGGTGTCAACGGTGTCAACGCCGGTGACAGTGGTACCTCCGGGGGTAACGGTGGCAAGGGCGGCAATGGTGGCCAGGGTGGTCTGAGCGCCGACGGTTCCACGCATGCTGCCTCGGGTGCGGGTGCTGATGGTGGTGCTGGTGGTAAGGGCGGCAACGGTGTTGATGGTGCGGCCGGCTCGTTTGTGACCGGTGATGGCAATGGTGGCGCCGGTGGTAGCGGTGGCTCCGGTGGTAACGGTGGCGCTGCCGGTACGGGGTCGACCAATGGCGTTGTGGGTGCTGCGGGCTCGGGTGGCAATGCCGGTAACGGTGGTGTTGGTGCTGCCGGTGATGCGGGTACGACCGGTGTCGCGGGTGTGAACAACGGTGCCGGTGGCGCCGGGCATGACGGTGGTAACGGCGGTAACGCCGGTATCGGCGGTAAGGCCGGCACCGGTACCGGCGCGGCCACCGACGGCACCAACGGTTCGGCGGGTGTCGGTGGTGCCGGCGGTAAGGGCGGTGACGGTGCTGCGGGTGTCAACGGTGTCAACGCCGGTGACAGTGGTACCTCCGGTGGTAACGGTGGCAAGGGCGGCAATGGTGGCCTGGGTGGTCTGCAGGCCGACGGTTCCACGCATGCTGCCTCGGGTGCGGGTGCTGATGGTGGTGCCGGTGGTAAGGGCGGCAACGGTGTTGATGGTGCGGCCGGCTCGTTTGTGACCGGTGACGGCAACGGCGGCGCCGGTGGTAGCGGTGGCTCCGGTGGTAACGGTGGCGCTGCCGGTACGGGGTCGACCACGGGTGTTGTGGGTGCTGCGGGCTCGGGTGGCAATGCCGGCAACGGTGGTGTTGGTGCTGCCGGTGATGCGGGCAGTGCCGGTGTCGCGGGTGTGAACAACGGTGCCGGTGGCGCGGGGCATGACGGTGGTAACGGCGGCAACGCCGGTATCGGCGGTAAGGCCGGCACCGGTACCGGCGCAGCCACCGACGGCACGAATGGCACCGCGGGTGTCGGTGGTGCTGGCGGTAAGGGCGGTGACGGTGCCGCGGGTGTCAACGGTGTCAACGCCGGTGACAGCGGTACCTCCGGTGGTAACGGCGGCCAGGGCGGCAATGGTGGCCTGGGTGGTCTGACCGCGGACGGGGTGACCCGGGCCGCTACCGGTGCGGGTGCTGATGGTGGTGCTGGTGGTCAGGGCGGCAACGGTGTTGACGGTGCGGCCGGCTCGTTTGTGACCGGTGATGGCAATGGTGGCGCCGGTGGCAATGGTGGCTCCGGTGGTAACGGTGGCGCTGCCGGTACGGGGTCGACCAATGGTGTTGTGGGTGCTGCGGGTTCGGGTGGCAATGCCGGTAACGGTGGTGTTGGTGCTGCCGGTGATGCGGGTACGGCTGGTGTCGCGGGTGTGAACAACGGTGCCGGTGGCGCCGGGCATGACGGTGGTAACGGCGGTAACGCCGGTATCGGCGGTAAGGCCGGCACCGGTACCGGCGCGGCCACCGACGGCACCAACGGTTCGGCGGGTGTCGGTGGTGCCGGCGGTAAGGGCGGTGACGGTGCTGCGGGCACCGATGCCAGCAGCTCGGCCAACCCCAACGGTGGCACCGGTGGTAACGGTGGCAAGGGCGGCAGCGGCGGTGTCGGTGGTTTGCAGGCCGACGGTGCTACGCGAGCTGCTGATGGTCAGGGTGCTGATGGTGGCGCCGGTGGTCGGGGTGGTAATGGCTTCACCCAGGCGGCGGGCAGCTCGGCCAACGGTGGCAACGGTGGCCAGGGTGGCGTCGGTGGTGCCGGTGGTGACCGGGGCGCGGTGGCGGCCAGTGGCGGCGCCGGTGGCCAGGGCGGCAACGCCGGCAACGGCGGCAGCGGTACCGATGGCAGCACCGGTACGAACGCCACGACTGCCGGGGCTACCGGCGGCAAGGGTGGTGATGGAACCAACGGCGGCAATGGCGGCAACGGCGGCAAGGGCGGTGCGGGCGGGGCCAGTGGCACCGCCAGTAACGGCACGGCCAACCACCACGGTGTTGGTGGTGTCGGCGGGAACGCCGGCAGCGGCGGCAACGCCGGTAACGGTGGCGCCGGTGGCAACGGTCTCGGTGGCGGTACCGGCGCGGCCGCGGGCAGTGGTGGCGTCGGTGGTACCGGTGGTAACCGGGGCGCTGCGGGCACCGCGGGTGCCGGTGGCGACAGCGGTGGTGGGCAGTCGGCCGCCAGTGGCCAGGCGGGTGTGGCCGGTACTGCCGGTGGCAATGGTGGTAAGGGCGGTGCCGGTGGTGACGGCACCACGCTGGCCAGTGGCGTCGGCCAAAACGGTGGTGCCGGCGGTAAGGGCGGCAGCGCTGGCTCGATCGGTGATGGCGGCGACGGCGGTGACGGCGGCAAGGGCGGAACGGGTGCCAACGGCACCAGCCCCGGGGGCACTCCGGGGGGCACCAACGCCACGGCCGGTAAGGCCGGTGGTAACGGCGGCGCCGGTGGTGTCGGCGGTAACGCGACCTTCGGCGACGCTGGCGACGGCGGTAACGGTGGCGTCGGTGGCACCGGCGGCAACGGCGGTCAGGCCGGCTTTGAGGACCACCAGCTTCCCGGCGCGGACGCCACTCAGAACTCCGGCGCCCTGCACGCGGCCGCGGCCGGTAACGGTGCCAACGGCGGTAACGGTGGCGCTGGCGGCGCCGGTGGCACGACCGCTGGTGGCGGCAGCAACGGCACCCTCGGCAACGGTGGTGACGGTGGCAAGGGCGGCAACGGCGGCGACGCCTTCAACCCGCTGCTGGGCAGCACCGGCAATGGTGGCGCCAAGTTCATCGACCCGAACGGCAATGGCCAGGGAGCGGCCGGTACCGGTGGTAACGGCGGGACCGGTGGCACCGGGTATCACGCCGGCGCTGGTGGTGCCGGTGGCAACGGTGGTAACGGCAACACCGGCGCTGGCGCTGACGGTGGCAAGGGCGGCAACGGTGGTGTCGGCGGCGCGGCGACTGCGATCGCCAGCGGCGGTGACGGCGTGGGCGGCAAGGGTGGCAACGGTGGCGATGGCGGTGCCGCGGGCACCATCGTCTGGGGTGACCCGAGCAAGAGCACGTCCACCAACAACGGCAACATCTCCGGGCCGACCGGTCGCGGAACGGGCGCAGTCGGTGCTGCCGGGGCCAGGGCCACGGTCGGCGGTGCAGGTGGTGTCGGCGGTGCGGGTGGTTCCGGCGGCGCCACCGGAATCGGCGGCGATGGCGGCACGGGCGGCAACGGTGGCGGCGCGAACCAGCCGACCATCTCCAGCAGCGCCTACCCGACACCTAACGGTGGTGCCGGCACCACGGAGGGTAAGGCCACGGCCGGTGCCGGTGGCGCCGGTGGTGCCGGCGGCAACGGCGGGGGTGGCGGAGGCCAGGGCGGTTCTGGCGGTTCCGGCGGCAACTCGACGGCCACTACCAACGCCGGCGGCAAGGGTGGTGCCGGCGGTGCCGGCGGCGGCAAGAGTTCCACCGGCAGCGGCGGGGGCGCCAGCGGCACCAGCGGTTCGTCCGCCAGCGGCAACACCGGCGGCAAGGGCGGTACCGGAGGCGGCTAA
- the purD gene encoding phosphoribosylamine--glycine ligase, translating to MRVLVIGSGAREHALLLALRNDPKVDHLVIAPGNAGTAALAEQRDIDITSAAAVTALARDVEADLVVIGPEVPLVLGVADAVRAAGIACFGPSQDAARIEGSKAFAKDVMAAAGVRTARSEIVDSPADLDAALTRFGPDAGEAAWVVKDDGLAAGKGVVVTADRAAARAHAAGLLDSGHPVLLESFLDGPELSLFCVVDGATVVPLLPAQDFKRVGDGDSGPNTGGMGAYAPLPWLSREAVAGIVSDVVEPVAAELLRRGSRFTGLLYAGLAMTSTGPAVVEFNCRFGDPETQAVLALLESPLGQLLYAAATGGLSEFGALRWRDAAAVTVVLAAENYPGRPRVGDVIVGAEADGVLHAGTARRDDGAVVSSGGRVLSVVGVGDDLSAARADAYRILNSIRLPGSHFRSDIGAAAAEGKIQV from the coding sequence ATGCGCGTCCTGGTGATCGGTTCCGGCGCCCGGGAACATGCGTTACTCCTAGCCCTTCGCAACGACCCGAAGGTCGATCACTTGGTGATCGCGCCCGGCAACGCCGGTACTGCGGCCCTGGCAGAGCAGCGCGACATTGACATCACCTCGGCGGCGGCGGTCACCGCCTTGGCCCGCGACGTCGAGGCCGACCTGGTGGTGATCGGCCCGGAGGTGCCGCTGGTCTTGGGTGTGGCAGATGCGGTGCGTGCCGCCGGCATCGCCTGTTTCGGCCCGTCGCAGGACGCCGCTCGCATCGAAGGTTCCAAGGCGTTCGCCAAGGACGTGATGGCCGCCGCCGGGGTGCGCACCGCCCGCTCGGAGATCGTCGACAGCCCCGCTGACCTGGACGCCGCCCTGACCCGGTTCGGTCCTGATGCCGGAGAGGCGGCCTGGGTGGTCAAGGACGACGGGCTGGCGGCCGGCAAGGGCGTAGTGGTGACCGCAGATCGGGCAGCGGCCCGGGCCCACGCCGCCGGGCTGCTCGACAGTGGCCATCCGGTGCTCTTGGAATCCTTCCTGGACGGTCCCGAGCTGTCCCTGTTCTGTGTGGTCGACGGCGCCACCGTGGTGCCGCTGCTGCCGGCGCAGGACTTCAAGCGGGTCGGCGACGGCGACAGCGGACCCAACACCGGCGGCATGGGTGCATACGCCCCGCTGCCGTGGTTGTCGCGGGAGGCGGTGGCCGGCATTGTCAGTGACGTCGTCGAACCCGTCGCGGCCGAACTGCTCCGGCGGGGCAGCCGGTTCACCGGTTTGCTGTACGCAGGTCTGGCGATGACCTCGACCGGACCGGCGGTGGTCGAATTCAATTGCCGCTTCGGCGATCCGGAGACCCAGGCGGTGCTGGCACTGTTGGAATCGCCACTCGGGCAGTTGCTGTATGCCGCCGCCACCGGCGGACTGAGCGAGTTCGGCGCGTTGCGCTGGCGGGATGCCGCGGCGGTGACAGTGGTGCTGGCCGCGGAGAACTACCCAGGCCGGCCGCGCGTCGGCGACGTGATCGTGGGCGCCGAGGCCGACGGGGTGTTGCACGCCGGTACCGCGCGTCGCGACGACGGGGCGGTGGTGTCTTCCGGTGGGCGGGTGCTGTCGGTGGTGGGCGTCGGAGACGACCTGAGTGCTGCGCGTGCCGATGCCTACCGGATCCTCAATTCAATTCGTTTGCCGGGAAGTCACTTCCGCAGCGACATCGGCGCGGCTGCCGCCGAGGGGAAGATCCAGGTCTGA
- a CDS encoding alpha/beta hydrolase-fold protein: MMAAMPELSRRTVLRLGAAMGTAGALGASSLLDARPTQAAPLQAAPTMTTGSFPSAARGGITTNWAIARPPGQTGALRPLIALHGKGSDAATVMAGGVEQGLAEAVGAGLPPFAVVAVDGGGSYWHRRASGEDSGAMVTDELLPLLAEQGLDTSRVGFIGWSMGGYGALLLGGRLGPRRTAAICAVSPALWLSSGATAPGAFDGASDFSANSVFGMPAHASIPIRVDCGNDDPFYSATQAFIAQLPNPPAGGFSPGGHDGSYWSSQLPAELTWIAPLLTA; this comes from the coding sequence ATGATGGCCGCCATGCCGGAGTTGAGCCGACGAACGGTACTGCGCCTCGGGGCCGCGATGGGGACCGCGGGCGCGCTGGGGGCGAGCTCATTACTTGACGCGCGACCGACGCAGGCCGCCCCGCTGCAGGCCGCGCCCACGATGACGACGGGCTCGTTCCCCTCGGCGGCGCGCGGTGGAATCACCACCAACTGGGCGATCGCCCGGCCACCCGGCCAGACCGGCGCGTTGCGTCCGCTGATCGCGTTGCACGGCAAGGGAAGTGACGCCGCGACCGTGATGGCCGGTGGCGTGGAGCAGGGCCTGGCCGAGGCCGTCGGCGCGGGACTCCCCCCGTTCGCGGTGGTCGCCGTCGACGGCGGTGGGAGCTACTGGCACCGCCGCGCATCCGGGGAGGATTCGGGGGCAATGGTGACCGACGAGTTGTTGCCGTTGCTGGCCGAGCAGGGGCTCGACACCTCCCGGGTGGGATTCATCGGCTGGTCGATGGGCGGCTACGGCGCGCTGCTGCTGGGCGGCCGGCTCGGCCCGCGCCGGACCGCGGCGATCTGCGCGGTGAGCCCCGCACTGTGGCTGTCGTCCGGGGCGACGGCGCCGGGTGCGTTCGACGGCGCATCGGACTTCTCGGCCAACTCGGTGTTCGGGATGCCGGCTCATGCCTCGATTCCGATCCGGGTGGACTGCGGAAACGACGACCCGTTCTATTCGGCGACGCAAGCCTTCATCGCCCAGCTGCCCAACCCCCCGGCGGGCGGTTTCTCGCCTGGCGGACATGACGGGTCGTACTGGAGTTCTCAGCTGCCCGCTGAGTTGACCTGGATCGCTCCGCTGCTGACTGCCTAA